In Carassius carassius chromosome 7, fCarCar2.1, whole genome shotgun sequence, one genomic interval encodes:
- the atic gene encoding bifunctional purine biosynthesis protein PURH, whose product MASELALLSVSDKTGLVEFARRLVSVGLSLVASGGTAKTLRDAGLTVRDVSELTGFPEMLGGRVKTLHPAVHGGILARQTPSDKADMEKLGFSLVRVAVCNLYPFVKTVASPSVTVEDAVEQIDIGGVTLLRAAAKNHARVTVVCDPSDYDVVAKEMESSDNHNTTVETRKTLALKAFTHTAQYDEAISDYFRREYSRGISQLPLRYGMNPHQAPAQLYTQRPALPLTVLNGSPGFINLCDALNAWQLVRELKRALGLPAATSFKHVSPAGAAVGVALSEDEAKVCMVNDMLQDLTPLATAYARARGSDRMSSFGDFIALSDICDVPTAKIISREVSDGIVAPGYEEEALRILSKKKNGNYCVLQMDPEYEPNEEEVRVLFGLHLKQKRNGADIDKELFSNIVSKGKLSESALRDLIVATIAVKYTQSNSVCYAKDGQVIGIGAGQQSRIHCTRLAGDKADNWWLRHHPRVLNMKFRSGVKRAEMANAIDQYVSGTIGEGPDMEVWKGLFDEVPETLSEFEKKNWISSLQAVALSSDAFFPFRDNVDRAKRSGVEYIAAPSGSTADEVVMNACNELGITLVHTKIRLFHH is encoded by the exons ATGCTCGGAGGAAGAGTCAAGACCCTTCATCCTGCTGTCCACGGTGGGATTTTGGCCAGACAAACTCCCTCTGATAAGGCTGATATGGAAAAACTAGGCTTTAGTCTTGTCAG AGTGGCTGTGTGCAACCTTTACCCGTTTGTGAAGACCGTTGCATCCCCCAGTGTGACTGTGGAAGACGCTGTTGAGCAGATTGACATCG GTGGAGTTACTCTTCTTCGAGCAGCAGCTAAGAATCATGCCAGAGTCACTGTAGTCTGTGATCCGTCTGACTATGATGTTGTTGCCAAGGAAATGGAATCCTCCGACAACCATAATACCACAGTGGAAACCCGCAAGACTCTTGCACTCAAG GCCTTCACACACACTGCTCAGTACGACGAGGCCATTTCTGATTACTTCAGACGTGAATACAGTCGAGGAATTTCCCAGCTGCCCCTGCGGTACGGCATGAACCCCCATCAGGCACCTGCTCAGCTTTACACTCAACGCCCTGCACTTCCACTCACCG TGCTGAATGGATCTCCAGGCTTCATTAACCTGTGTGATGCTCTGAACGCCTGGCAGCTGGTGAGAGAGTTGAAGAGAGCTCTTGGGTTGCCAGCTGCCACTTCATTTAAACATGTCAGCCCTGCAG GAGCTGCAGTTGGCGTGGCTTTGAGCGAAGATGAGGCCAAGGTGTGTATGGTGAATGACATGCTCCAGGATCTCACCCCTCTCGCCACTGCATACGCCAGAGCCAGAG GATCTGACAGGATGTCCTCCTTTGGAGACTTCATTGCTTTGTCTGACATCTGTGACGTCCCTACTGCCAAGATCATCTCCAGAGAG GTTTCAGATGGGATCGTTGCTCCTGGTTATGAGGAGGAAGCACTGCGCATTCTCTCCAAAAAGAAGAATGGAAACTATTGCGTCCTTCAG atggaTCCCGAGTATGAACCTAATGAAGAAGAGGTGAGAGTGCTGTTTGGTTTGCACCTCAAACAGAAGAGGAACGGGGCTGACATTGATAAAGAGCTCTTCAGCAACATTGTGTCAAAGGGCAAG CTCTCTGAGAGTGCGCTACGAGACCTCATTGTAGCCACTATCGCAGTGAAGTACACTCAGTCCAACTCTGTGTGTTATGCAAAGGATGGTCAG gtGATTGGCATTGGTGCTGGGCAGCAGTCTCGTATCCACTGCACTCGGCTGGCAGGAGACAAGGCTGATAACTGGTGGCTCCGGCATCATCCACGAGTGCTCAATATGAAGTTTCGCAGTGGAGTGAAGCGTGCAGAGATGGCTAATGCCATTGATCAGTATGTCAGTGGAACAATTGGAGAG gGTCCAGATATGGAAGTTTGGAAGGGTCTGTTTGATGAGGTTCCTGAAACTCTGTCAGAGTttgagaagaagaactggatcAGTTCTCTGCAGGCTGTGGCCCTCAGTTCAGATGCTTTCTTCCCCTTCCGGGACAATGTGGACCGTGCCAAACGG AGTGGTGTGGAGTATATTGCCGCCCCCTCTGGCTCTACTGCGGATGAAGTGGTCATGAATGCCTGCAATGAGCTGGGTATTACCCTGGTGCACACCAAAATCCGTCTTTTCCATCACTGA